DNA from Bacteroidales bacterium:
TACATTCAAAAAATTGACAAATCTCAACACCCAAATTTGGGGTGCTTGCAATTATGCGGGTTAATATATCTTCTGCGAATGTTTTTATTGAAAACTGATTTCTTATAAGTTTATCTCAACTTAATATAAACAGGCACTGTACCGTGAGATTCCTCTCCTGAACTATCTACAGCTGTAATAACAAACGTGTATTCCTTTTTAAAAAACAGACCGTTCTTCCTGTTAATAATTAAGTAATTATCAGATGTTTTTTGAAAGATGTCTTCCTCATCTGCATCTTCAAAATCATAATTTCTGAATTTATACACAAAATATTCAATAACATTTCCGGTTGTATCTTTATCCCATGAAAGCATAATCTTTTTCCCTAATTTTGTTACTTTAAAATTTTTCGGCTTAACAAAATCATTTGATTTGATGACATTTGTATCATTTAGTGTAATATCTGCCACCAAGGTTGTATCAATTATTTGAAGCCATGGCATACTTGGTACGGAAACTTTTTCAGTGTAATAATTCAATTTCAAAGAATCACAAAAACCCAAACGGTTTTCCATAATTGATTTTGCCTTATAAAATATGCTTCCCAAAACTTCCGGATTATTTCTGTTAATTCTCAATTGCTTAATCAACTGATTAGGATCTCTCCAAGATGAAGACACAGCATCCTTTTGGGCTTGGTACACAGCTTGCCCAATATACAAATGTTTACCGTATGTATGTTCACCCCACCAATTAACCAACGTTGCATAATCTGCATATTTATTACCTACGGGCCAATATAATTGAGGTGCAACATAATCAATCCAATCATTTTGCAACCATTTCAAAACATCCGAATACAAATAATCGTAATGAGCCAAACCTCTTGTATCCGAGCCGTCGGGATCTTGACTTTTGTTTCTCCAAACACCTGAAGGAGCAACTCCGAATCGCAAACGGGGTTTTTCTGCTTTGATTCTTTCATTAACACCTTTAATGAAGATATTCATGTTTTGTCTTCTCCAATCGGCTATTGATAAAGAATCCGGATTATATTTTAAAAAACTGCTTTTGTCAGGTATCTTCATTATCCTGCCCCTTTCATTTCTGGCAGGATACGGATAAAAATAATCATCAAAATGAATACCGTCAATATCATAGCGTTTAACAATATCACCAATTATATTTGTAACATATTCTCTGACTTCAGGAATACCCGGATCAAAATATTTGTGAATATCATAAGTAAAAACCCATTCAGGCTTTCTGTTTGTGATATGATCTTCTGCAATATCTGCAAATTCAATTGTTGCTATAGCTCTGAAAGGATTTATCCATGCATGAAATTCAATATCACGTTTATGTGCTTCTTCAATATAAAATTCAAGGGGATCGTAATACGGGTCAGGTGCTTTGCCTTGTTCTCCGGTCAACCATTCGGACCAAGGTTCAAATTCCGAAGCGTAAAAAGCATCAGCGGCAGGTCTCACTTGAAACATCACTGCATTAATCCCTGTCTCCGAGAAATAATCCAGCATTTCAATATACTCTTTTTTTTGTTCTTCCGGCGACAGGAACTTATAACTCGGAAAATCAATATTTTTAACAGTAGCAATCCAAACTGCTCTCATTTCCTCACCACTTTCTGTTTGTGCAGAAATATATCCGTGATAAACATGAATTAGAGCAGTTACAATTATTAATGCTTTTTTCATTTGCGGAAATATTATTATTAATGCTTCAATGATTCCTGCTTTGTCGGCAGACAGGAAATGCTGTAATTTCATTTAGAATAACTGTCTCAAAATCTACAGAAGAACTTTCCGTTTTATAATTTTCTGTATTTTTTCTCCCAATTCCAAGCTGACAATAAAGCATCTTTTAAGGATTTTTCTGTTTTCCAGCCTAATTCTGCATTTGCCAAGCTTGTATCTGCCCAAACTTGCTCAATATCTCCCGACCTTCTGTCTGTAATTATATAGTTTAACTTTATTCCTGTTACTTTTTCAAATGTTTTTACAACTTCTAAAACCGAATTACCTTTTCCGGTTCCGAGATTAAAAACTTCAAATTTTTTCTTATTCCCTTTACTTAACATACGTTCAACAGACTTTACATGAGCTTTTGCCAAATCAACAATATGAATATAATCTCGTATTGCTGTTCCGTCTTGAGTATTATAATTATCTCCGAAAATATTAAGTTCCTTTCTGATACCTGCCGCAGTTTGTGTTATATAAGGCACTAAATTATCAGGAATTCCGATAGGTAATTCACCTATTTCCGCACTTTCATGTGCTCCTATCGGATTAAAATAACGTAATGATACAGTATTAAGTATATCTGATGACATTACAAGGTCTTCAATGATTTCTTCAGAAATTTGTTTTGTATTTCCGTAAGGAGAATCTGCTTTTATGATCGGAGACTTTTCTGTTACCGGAAGCTTTTCAGCTTGTCCGTAAACTGTGCAAGAAGATGAAAAAACCAAATTCTCAATTTTAAATTCTTGCATACAGCTT
Protein-coding regions in this window:
- a CDS encoding family 10 glycosylhydrolase, translated to MKLQHFLSADKAGIIEALIIIFPQMKKALIIVTALIHVYHGYISAQTESGEEMRAVWIATVKNIDFPSYKFLSPEEQKKEYIEMLDYFSETGINAVMFQVRPAADAFYASEFEPWSEWLTGEQGKAPDPYYDPLEFYIEEAHKRDIEFHAWINPFRAIATIEFADIAEDHITNRKPEWVFTYDIHKYFDPGIPEVREYVTNIIGDIVKRYDIDGIHFDDYFYPYPARNERGRIMKIPDKSSFLKYNPDSLSIADWRRQNMNIFIKGVNERIKAEKPRLRFGVAPSGVWRNKSQDPDGSDTRGLAHYDYLYSDVLKWLQNDWIDYVAPQLYWPVGNKYADYATLVNWWGEHTYGKHLYIGQAVYQAQKDAVSSSWRDPNQLIKQLRINRNNPEVLGSIFYKAKSIMENRLGFCDSLKLNYYTEKVSVPSMPWLQIIDTTLVADITLNDTNVIKSNDFVKPKNFKVTKLGKKIMLSWDKDTTGNVIEYFVYKFRNYDFEDADEEDIFQKTSDNYLIINRKNGLFFKKEYTFVITAVDSSGEESHGTVPVYIKLR
- the galE gene encoding UDP-glucose 4-epimerase GalE, with the translated sequence MHKILVTGGTGYIGSHTVVELINAGYEVEIIDNLSNSKIEVLEGIKNITGEKPNFHKIDLVDSNAVNEFFESSSKFDAIIHFAAFKAVGESVKLPLKYYQNNLIALMNILSCMQEFKIENLVFSSSCTVYGQAEKLPVTEKSPIIKADSPYGNTKQISEEIIEDLVMSSDILNTVSLRYFNPIGAHESAEIGELPIGIPDNLVPYITQTAAGIRKELNIFGDNYNTQDGTAIRDYIHIVDLAKAHVKSVERMLSKGNKKKFEVFNLGTGKGNSVLEVVKTFEKVTGIKLNYIITDRRSGDIEQVWADTSLANAELGWKTEKSLKDALLSAWNWEKKYRKL